A window of Kyrpidia spormannii genomic DNA:
ACGATGACGAGGGCGTAGCCAGCCCAGGAAGACCCACTTCCCAGCATCCCCCCGCAGGCCATCACCAGCGCGAGCCCCACCGCCGCCTGGGGGACATGACCCGGGATCTGTAACAACACCCGGAGCGGCCTCCGGCGAAACCCAGGGTCCCGACTCAGGCGATAACCCACTGCGATTCCAAACATCATGTCGATGGCGGTGGCGACAGCCGCCGCCACCGCTGTGCGCAGGACGATGGTCAGGACTGCCGTGGACACGGTGGCCTGCAACATCCAAGATACCCCAAGAACAAAAAGTGGCAATAGCAGAAAAATAGCCGCCACCGTCGCTGCGAGCGTTGCCGCAGTTCTCATCCGCCCCACCCCGAGCCGTTTCTGCCCTTAAGGTACCGGACGAGGGGCACGGCGTCAACGTCGATGCCGGCCTGCACCCCGGTGTCTAAGGCTGCGTCACTTGGATGGCCGGAGAAACGCGTAGCCGGGGAGAGACATCCGGCGTGACCACCCGCAAATATGCGGCTTCATCGCAGGTGGCGAATTTGCTGCAGGTGACACAATCCTTCCAGACTTTGTGAGGCAGGGTCTGCTTCTCCACGGGGTAGAACCCGCATTTTTCAAAGAAACGCCGCTGATAGGTCAAAGCGAGTACCTGGGGGATACCTAGATGCCGGGCCTCTTCCGACAACCGATCCACCAACAGACCCCCGATCCCCTGCCCCCGGGCGTCCGGCGCCACCGCCAAGGACCGGATCTCCGCCAAATCTGCCCAAAGGATGTGCAACCCCGCGACCCCCAGCAGTCGTTCACCCTCCACCGCCACACTGAAGCATTGGAGGGATTCGTACAAGGACAGCCGGGAACGCGGGAGAAGCAACCCTTGTTGTGCATAATAATCGATCAAGACATACATGGCGTCGACGTCTTCAACCACAGCTTTCCTCAATTCCATGCCCAAACTCCCCCATCCCCGCGGGCTCAGCGTGGGGAATAAATATTCGGTGATGGTGATAAATATACACCTCACCACCGTCCGTGTCTACACTGAACCCGCCCGGGAGCGGGGGCCTGTCACCAGGTCCAGGGCTTGCCATACCCCGGCGGCGGGCCGGGCGGGGGGCCTCCCCAGCCCCCGCCGTAACCGCCCCCATATCCCCCGCCGTACCCCCCGCCGTATCCGCCACCATACCCACCGGCCCCCGGCGGAGGCCCGTAAGGAGGACCGCCCGGACCATAGGGCGGACCACCGGGGCCGTACGGCGGACCGCCGGGGCCGGGTTGGGATAGAATCAAAGGTGTCAGTGCCAACAGCGCTGCAAAAGGGATGAATAACACAAACGGGTTGACGCGGCGCAAACCCGAACTTTCCTCCCGGGTTTCTCCCTCTGTTGCCAGAGCTTCGTGCACGCGCAGATACAGACCTTTTTCCACCACTTCCACCAAAGTGCCGCGATACACCGCTGTCCGGGTCCGTACTTCGACCCATTGTCCCTTCCATCTGCGGCACCAGTCCCAATCCACGGGAAAGGGAATTCGCAGTCCGTGTTGCTGCGCCCATGCGGCGTCAGCCATATGCCACTCCCCCTTTCACCCTACCCTACAGCATATGGCCGACCGTCCCGGGACGCTTTAGGCGAAGGCGGATCCCAGGGACGCGGAGCCTGACTATCCAAACCTGAAGCCACTCCGGCCCCCTTGCACATCGAGTAGGAGGGGGCGGCTAGCCCCCGTCCTCTCACACCACCGGACATGCGGGTCCGCATCCGGCGGTTCACCAAGCTTGACTGAGCCTTCGGTAACGTTCGGTTAAACTCATCAGACCTTGAGCCTGCCAGTAGGTGTTGTCCAGGGCTCGATTCATCGGCCCATGGGCCATTCGCCACGGCCCTTTGCGGGCATTGGCGAATGGGTGTACCACCCACTCCGGCAACCCCAGTGCGCGCAGTTCACGGTATCGCGTCCGCACCCGTTTCCACTGTTTCCAGAGACACATCCGCAGCCTCCGCCGGATCCATCCTTCGATTTCTTCGAATGTGCTCGGCGTTTCGGCCAGGGCAAAGTATCCGATCCAGCCGCCCAGGTACGTATTCAGCCGTCGGATTCGTTCCTCCATGGCGATCGGTTGGTTCCTCGCCGTGAGGGCTCGGATCTTGGTCTTGACCCGGTCGATCGACTGCCTGGCCAGGCGAATCCGGATTTCCCCGGCTTTGCGTTTGTACATGCTGAACCCCAGAAACTTGAGTTTCCACGGTCGGTCCACCGTGCTCTTCTGCTCGTTAAGCTTGAGTTTTAACCGCTCCTGCAGGAATTTCCGGATACTGGCCAGGACTCTCTCCCCCGCCCGTCTGCTTCGAACGTAGATGTTGGCATCATCCGCATACCGGACGAACCTGTGGCCCCTCTTTTCCAGTTCTTTATCCAGGTCATCCAGAAGGATATTCGCCAACAGTGGACGGGGCGGCCCGCCCTGTGGCGTCCCTTCCTCCCTTTCCATGACCACCCCGTTCACCATGATCCCTGCCTGGAGGTATCGGCGAATGACCTTGAGTACTCGTTTATCCGTGACCTTCCGGGCGACCCGGGCCATCAGGATGTCATGATTCACCCGGTCGAAGAACTTTTCCAGGTCCATGTCCACGGCCCATTCGTATCCTTCTTCCACATACTGCCTCGCCTTCTTGACCGCGTCGTGGGCCTTTCTCCCGGGACGGAACCCGTAGCTGGCCTCCGAAAATTGCGGATCAAAGATCGGTGTCAGCACTTGCAGGAGGGCCTGTTGGATCAGGCGGTCCATCACGGTGGGGATCCCCAGCATCCGCTGGCCTCCCCCGAGTTTCGGGATTTCGACCCGGCGCACGGGCTGCGGTCGGTAGGTCCCCGCGAGCAGTTCTTCCCGGATGCGCGGCCACTCGGCTTGGATCTGTTCCCGGAGGTTTTCCGTGGGAATGCCGTCCACGCCGGGCGCGCCCTTGTTCTGCTCCACCCGCTTCAGGGCAGCCAGCATGTTACCCCTGGCCACCACCTTCTCCATCAGGCCGTCACCTTGATCTCCGCGAGGTGAGGCTCCGCTTTGTGCCGGAGAAGGGCTCGGCTCTCCCACGGTCCCCCGTGGCTTCACCACTTCCTCCCGTGGGCAGTCCCTGTTCAGGGTTTTCGGCTGTCTTCGTCCTTCTCGCGAACGCATCGGTCTCACCTCTGACTTGATGTTCGGGCCTTCCCCCTGAATTCATGACCTCCTGGGTACTATGCCCTCTGCTGACTCCTGCCGGTTCAGCCGAACCTCTCGGTTCGGGGTTGCCAGTTTTCCTGGTGTATCCGGCAGGCCTCCCCGGGTAAGAACGCTGACCTTCCCCCCGCGCCCGCCTCATATACTCCCCCGCCCCTTGGCAGCCTTGGATTTCGCTGTGTTGCGCCAGCTCATCCGAACGGTGCAGCCTCGTATGAGGTTCTTGTTCATCGGGCCGTGGGTTTGCCTCCGGCTTCCTTCGGATTCCGCCTCGCAGCGGACACCCTTGCCTTTGGCTAGCAGACTCGTGCTGCCTCGCCTGCAGTGGACTTTCACCACCCAGTCAACGCCCATGCCGGGCGCACGCAGAAAAAAACCGGCCCCTTTCCAGGAGCCGGTTTGGCCGGCGGCGATCACCACCGGCACCTTTATCGATCACTGAACCACGTATTTTTCGGCATCGAGAATCCGGGCCGCAATCCGCCGCTTCAGGGCCGCGATGTTCACCGGAGTCCTCCGGGCCAGTTTCCTCAGCCCCGCCAGCATCATCGCGAGAGTTTGCCCCTCTTCCACCGCCGCAAGAACCGACCGGGCGGTCGTCTCCAAGTGGTCAAACCCTTCATAAACCTGGCAACGGGCCATATCCGCCATGAGCCCGGCCTTCTCTTCCCCCTGGGCCTGGGCGAATTTCACCGCTCGCAGCACCGCGCTTTCCATGGCAAAGATGTCGATGACCAAATCGGCCAAACCAGCGAGGACTTCTTGTTCCTGTTCCAACTTCGCCTGATATTTTTGCACTGCTGTGCCCGCCGCCAGAAGGAAAATCTTCTTCGCCTGTTCGATCAGGCCCCGCTCGACTCCCAGGAATCCGCCGTCCTCCACCCCGGCAACACTCCCGGACATGAGTTCACCCTGCAGCTGCTGGGCTTTTTGCAGCAGGGGCAGCTCGCCCTTCATGACCTTGCGCATCAACATGCCGGGGATCAACATGCGGTTGATCTCATTCGTCCCCTCAAAAATTCGATTGATCCGGGAATCCCGGTAGATGCGCTCGGCACCGTATTCAGCGATAAAGCCGTAGCCGCCGTGAATCTGGACGTTCTCATCCGCCACGGCGTCGAGCACCTCGGAGCCGAACACCTTATTGATGGAACATTCCAAAGCGTACTCCCCGATGGCCGCAGCGGCCTGCATGCCCACCTCGTCCTGGGTGAGGTCAAAATCCTGCAGCTGCCTGTCAAACAACCCCACCGTCCGGTAAATCACAGACTCCGCCGCAAAGGTGCGAACCGCCATGGTGGCCAATTTGTTCTGAATGAGCGGAAACTCGGCGATTGGTTTGCCGAATTGGCTTCGTTCCTTGGCGTATTTTGCAGACATGGCCAGGGCGATCTTCGAAGACCCGACACAGCCCGCGGCCAATTTGTAACGGCCGATGTTCAGGATATTGAAGGCGATCAGATGGCCCTTGCCGATCTGGCCCAACACATTCTCCACCGGAACCGGCACATCTTCAAGGATGAGCTGCCGGGTGGAAGAGCCCTTGATCCCCATCTTCTTCTCTTCCGGACCGGTGGAAACCCCGGGGAATCCGCGCTCGACGATGAAGGCGGTGAATTTTTCCCCGTCCACCTTGGCATAGACGATAAACAGGTCGGCAAACCCGGCGTTGGTGATAAACTGCTTCGTGCCGTTGAGGATATAGTGGGTACCTTCAGCATTTAACACCGCCGTGGTCTTCGCCCCGAGGGCGTCCGATCCCGAGGTGGGTTCGGTCAGGGCGTAAGCGGACAGCCACTCGCCGGACGCGAGCTTTGGAAGATATTTTTCCTTCTGGGCCTTATTGCCGAAATACACGATGGGAAGGGTCCCGATGCCGACGTGAGCCCCATGGGAAAGGGCGAAGGCCCCGCCATAGGTGACATACTCAGTAATCAGGGTGGAACTGATCTTGTCCAGTCCAAGGCCCCCGTATTCCTCGGGGACATCCGCGCCAAGCAGCCCCAGCTCGCCAGCCTTTTTCAACAACCCGACAGTGACGTCAAAATTCTGGGCTTCGATCTCGGCATCCCGGGGTTGCACCTCGCCGACGCAAAAATCGTAAGTGGTCTTGGCGATCATGCGGTGCTCCTCGGTAAAATCCTCCGGTGTAAACACACTGGCGGGATCCACCGGGCCCACCAAAAATTCTCCACCCTTGACCTTTTTTTGTTCTTCCATGATGCCACTCCTCTCTCGATCGTTTCTATGACATCCCGAGACAGCATCCCAGGACGCTTTGACCAAACACTAGGGGCGTTCAAATACTCCGGCCGCCCCCATGCCTCCTCCGATACACATAGTAACCACCCCGTAGCGGCTGCCCCGGCGGCGCATCTCGTTCATCAGGGAGACGGTCAACTTCGAGCCGGTGCAGCCCAGGGGATGGCCCAAAGCGATGGCCCCTCCGTTGACATTGGTCTTTTCCGGATCCATCCCGAGTTTCCGCATCACCGCCAGGGACTGGGCGGCAAATGCTTCGTTGAGCTCAAAAAGATCGATGTCGTCGATGGACAGGCCGGCCTTTTTCAGGGCTTTGGGCACCGCCTCTACGGGCCCGATGCCCATGATATCCGGGTCGACACCCCCCACGGCAAAACTGCGGAAAATCAGTTTTGGCTCCAAGCCGAGCTGCGCCGCCCGTTCGGCGGACATGACCACCACCGCCGCCGCGCCGTCACTGGTCTGGGAGGAATTGCCCGCTGTCACGGTGCCGTCCTTGGCAAAGGCCGGACGCAGTTGCGCCAAAGCCTCCATGGAGGTATCCCGGCGCACCCCTTCGTCTTCGACGAACTCAAAGGACGTTTTCACCACTTTGCCGTCCTCACCCACCACCGTGCGGGTCACCGGGACCGGAACAATCTCGTCACGAAACAGTCCCTCGTCAATCGCCCGGGCGGCCCGCTGATGGCTGCGGAGCGCAAAAGCATCCTGATCCTCCCGGCTCACGTCAAACCTCCGGGCCACCTGCTCAGCGGTGAGCCCCATGGACAAATACACCTGGGGATAATGTTCGACCAGATAGGGATTTGGGCGCACGGTGTGGCCGGTCATGGGGACCAGGCTCATGCTCTCCACGCCCCCGGCCACGATCACGTCTGCAAATCCGGCCATGATTCGCTCCGCCGCCATGGCGATCGTCTGAAGCCCCGATGAACAGAATCGATTGACAGTCACTCCGGGCACCGATGTCGGCAAACCCGCTCTCAAGGCCACGATCCGCCCGAGGTTCATCCCCTGTTCTGCTTCAGGAATGGCGCAACCGATGATCACATCCTCCACTTCGGCGGGTTCCACCTGCGGCACCCGGCGCAGGGCTTCGGCCACCACGAGCCCCGCGAGGTCCTCCGGCCGGGTTTCGCGCAAGGCACCCTTCGGCGCCTTGCCCACCGCGGTGCGCACCCCGGACACAATCACTGCTTCCCGCATCGCTCTCCCCCTCTTCATCTCCCGATCTCGTCTACGCAGTTTTTACCTTCCCCATCACTAATTCCGCAGCGGTTTATTGTGTTTGAGCATATATGCCATTCGCTCCTGTGTCTTGGGCTCCCCGGCCAGGGACAAAAACGCCTCCCTTTCCAGATCGAGCAGGTACTGTTCCGATACGAGAGTCCCTGCGGGCACACTTCCGCCCGCCAACACCCAGGCCAACTTTTTCGCAATCTTCTCGTCGTGTTCGCTGATATATCCGCCCATGCGCAGAGTGTACGCCCCCACCGCCATGACGGCATAGCCGGGTTCTCCCACGACCGGGATCTTTCTCCTGACGGGAGGCCGGTACCCGTTCTCCGCCAACTGAAGGACTTTGCGCTTGGCATCGTACAACAAGGTGTCAGGGTTGACCGAGATGCCGTCGCCGGCTCGCAGAAATCCCATCTCCTTGGCCTCCGCGGCACTGGTGCTGACCTTGGCCATGGCGATGGTTTCAAAGGTACGATTGACGAGAGGCTGCAGGTCTACCCCGCTTTTTTCCGGGACGCCCTCGATGGCTCGAAGGAGCAACTCCTTAGTACCTCCTCCCCCGGGAATCACGCCCACCCCGGTCTCCACCAGGCCCATATAGGTCTCTGCCGATGCTTGCACCCTGGACGCCGCAAAACACACCTCGGCCCCGCCGCCGAGAGTCATGGCAAAAGGCGCCGCCACCACCGGTTTGTCGAGATACTTCAGGCGCATGTTGGCCTGTTGGAACTGGCTGACGGCCATCTCCACCTCGTCCCATTCCTCTTCCTGGACCCCCATGAGGATGAGAAACAGGTTGGCGCCGACGGAGAAGTTTTTCGCCTGGTTTCCGATCACGAGGCCCCGCCAGTTTTTCGAGACCTCTTCCGCGGCTTTGAACATCATCTCCACCACATCCGGGCCGATGGCGTTATGTGGTGACCGAAACTCCAGGCAGGCCACCCCGTCCCCCAGATCGTACAGGGCCGCCCCGCTGTTCTCCATCACCACCTTGCCCTCTTCCCTCAGCCGAGGAAGATGGATCCACTCTTTCGGTTCTTCCGTGTACCGCACTTCTTTATCCGGCATAAACCGCCCGACCTGGCCGGGCTCCTTGTGATACCAACTGTCCAGACCCTGGGCCAGAAGATCTTCCACCAGTGGGGGGATCGCCTCTCCTTCGGCCCTCATGCGCTCCACCGCCTCGCGCACCCCGATCAGGTCCCACAGTTCGAAGGGACCCAGTTCCCAGTTGAACCCCCACTTCATCGCCCGATCCACCGCCAAGATGTCATCGGCAATCTCGGGGATCTTCGAGGCCGTGTAAAGCAGCGTCTTCTTTGTCACCTTCCAGGCGAGCGCCGATGCCCGATCCTTGCCGAACAGTAGCGCCCGAATCTTGTCGCCAAGGGACGTGGCATACTTGGCCTGGGTTAGAGACGGATACTCCGCCTTCTTTCTCGGCCGGTACTCCATCGTCGACGGATCCAGGGTCAGGATCTCCCGTCCGGCCTCGCTCTTGACCCGTTTATAAATTCCCTGGCCCGCCTTCTCTCCAATCCAACCACGCTTCACCATCTCTAGAATGAAAGGCGGGACCTCGAAAGCCGCTTTCTCCTCCGGGGTGGAAACACTATCCCGGACGTTGTGCGCCACGTGCACAAAGGTGTCAATGCCGACAAGGTCCAAGGTCCGAAAGACCGCGCTCTTGGGTCGACCCATGGCCGGACCGAACACGGCATCCACATCTTCCACAGTGTACCCGTCCTCTAACATGGCCTGGACCGTGGCGAGAAGTCCGTAGGTGCCGATGCGGTTGGCGATAAAATTCGGCGTGTCCTTGGCCACGACGACGCCTTTGCCCAGTACCCGAGTGGCAAACTGACACATGTCCTCCACCACGTCGGGCCGGGTTTTCGCCGTGGGGATGATCTCCAGCAATTTCATATACCGGGGCGGGTTGAAAAAGTGAGTGCCCAAAAAATGGGCTTGAAACTCTTCGGATCGCCCTTCCGCCATCTTCGTGATGGACACGCCGGAGGTATTCGAACTGACCACCGTGCCGGGGCGCCGATAGGCTTCAACATGCTTGAGAAGTGCTCGCTTGGCTTCGAGATTTTCCACGATCACTTCGATAATCCATTGGCAGTCCGCAATGCGATCCAGATGGTCTTCGAAATTACCAATCCGGATCCGGTCCGCCGCCCGCTGGGTATAAAATGCCGCCGGTCTCGCTTTGAGAGCCCGCTCGAGCCCTGTTCGGACAATTCGCAGGCGAACTTCCGGGTCACTCAGGGTCAACCCTTTGGCCTTTTCTGCCTCTGTGAGGGACGAAGGGACCATGTCGAGCAATTCCACCTCGAGGCCCACCCCCGCCAGATGCGCTGCGATGGCCGCTCCCATCACGCCGGAGCCCAGAACCGCAACTCGGTTGATCGTTGTGGTCATTCACAATCCTCCTCACCATCTCGCCTTTCCATGAACATCAACCAAACAGTCGGAAGATCCAGCCGCCACTTCAGCCTCGTATATCCACCACTCCCAGTATAGCATAATTCGAGATCGAAAACGGATTTTCCTGCCGTCTTTCTCCATCCTGGAAAGGAAACCGTCTTCATCGGCAAACTTGCAGGAAATACAACCATGCATCGCGTATTTGATGTACTATTGTAACAGAAACGTCGAAAATCAACGAATCCACAGGGAGGTGTCGTTATGGTACGCAGCCCTTCGGAGCGACGAAGGTGGCTCGAAAGTCGATTCCCCACCTGGCCCCGCCGGACACTCACATCCCACATGCAGGAAATGTGCCGGGAGTTCGCCGATCGCCCATTTATTATGACGGCCGACCGGAACTACAGCTACCGAGAAGTTTGGCAGCAAGCCCGGTCGGTGGCGAAGGCCCTGCTGGCCCTCGGCGTGAAGCGCCGGGACCACGTCGCCCTCCTGATGGCCAATGAACCCGAGTATGTGTTCGTGAAATTCGCCGTGGCCATGGTGGGAGCGGTGGCCGTTCCTTTAAACACCCTCCTGCGGGAAGATGAACTGCACTACATGATTCGCCAGTCAGACAGCCGCTGGCTCGTGATGCATTGGTCGGCAGGTGGGATGAAACACGGTCCTGCGGTGACCCGGCTCCTCGCTCGGATGGACGATGAAGGGGAACGTAAGCTCCAGCAAGTGGTGTACATCGGGGATGGCGCCGGTGCCCGGGAGGGTGCCTTTCTGTCTTGGGAATCCTTTTTACAGCAGTCTTCCTCCGTCTCGGACCAGGCCCTGGAAGAGCGAATGCGGCAGTCCGAGTATCCCGATGAAGTGAGCGATATCATTTATACATCCGGAACCACGGGACTTCCCAAGGGCGTGATGCTCACCCACGACAATTTTTTGCGCTGCGCGTACAGCACCACCCTCAGCCGAGCCTTTGAAGAAGGCCGGAGAATTTTTACCCCTTTGCCGTATTACCACGTCTTCGCTTACGAAGAAGGCCTGCTCGCTGTTTCTTTTGTCGGCGGCGCGATCATTTCGATGCCCGAGTTCCATCCCCGGGAGGCTCTCGCTCTCATGGAAACCCACCGAGCTACCGATTTCCTTTGCGTGCCGTCGATGCTTGTGGCGATCCTCAACCATCCGGACCGGGAACGATTTGACCTGGGAGCCCTTCATTCCCTCATGTGTGCCGCCGCCCCGGCGCCGGTGCCCATCTGGGAACGGGCGGTCAAGGAGCTGGGCGTCCGTGAAATTTGCACTGGCTACGGGGGAACGGAGGTGACAGCTTCCACTGTACACACCGAGGTCGGAGATCCCATCGATATTGTGGTCAGCCGGGTGGGACGGATCAAGCCGGCGGGGTCCACCGGCCTGCCGGAGTTCGGCGGGGCGAATGTCCAGTACAAAGTGGTCGATCCCTACACCGGCGAAGACCTGCCGGAAGGCGCCGTCGGGGAATTGACCGCCCGGGGCAACATCGTCACCCGGGGCTACTACAACAAGCCCGAAGAAACAGCGGCGGTGATCGATAAGGATGGCTGGTTCCGCACGGGAGATCTCGGTCGCATCGATGAAAACGGATATATCGAATTTCTCGGCCGCAGTAAGGAGATGTACAAAGTGTCTGGAGAAAACGTCTCACCAAAGGAAGTGGAAGAAGTGATTTCCCGCCATCCAGCCGTCGGCCAGGTGTACGTGGTGGGAGTGCCCGATCCCTTAACCACCGAGGTAGGAGCTGCTTTTATTGAACTCAAGCCCGGGGCTACCTTGACCCGGAGAGAGGTCGCTCGTTGGTGTCAAGACCGCTTGGCCAAATTCAAGGTCCCCCGGTACGTCTGGTTCGTGGAGCCCGGGCAGTGGCCAATGACGGGGACCGGAAAGATTCAGAAGTTCAAACTGCAAGAGATGGCCCAGGAGCGTCTCACTCAACCAGCTTCCTACCGAGAAGGGCGGCGGCAATGAGGCGCAATCCTGTATTCACTCCCGTCGCCGTGACCGGGATGGGCGCGGTCACTCCTTTTGGCTCGGGCGTCCAGCGGCTGTGGAACGCGATCATGGGGCGCCGCACAGCGGTGGGAGCACCGTCTGACGCCCGCATCGCCCACTTTAGCCCCGCCGTGGCCGAAGTGAAAGATTTTTCACCCATGGACCATTTGCCCAAAAAAACGGTCCGGGACACGGATCGAAGCACCCAATTGGCCCTGGTGGCGGCCGCCGAAGCCATGGCCGACGCGGGTTGGACAGCGGAGGAGGATCCTTTCGAGTTGCGGGGAGTCAACGCCAATCGGACGGGGATCGCCTGGGGAACCGCTTTTGGCGGGCTTCCCAGCTATGAAGAGGAAGCGGTGCGGTTGGCGAAACATCCCGAGGGCCGGGTCGGGCCCCGGGTGGTTTCAAAGGCGATTCCCAATGCCGCCGAAGCGGCCCTGGCCATGCACTACGGAATCCGGGGCCCGGCGATGACCTACACCACGGCTTGCGCCGCTTCGGCGAACGCCCTGGGGGAAGCCCTTCAATGGCTCTGGCTGGGCATCGTTGACCAAGTGGTGGCGGGCGGTTCCGAGAGTCTTTTCACGCCCACGGCCTTGGGCGGCCTGCGCTCAGCCGGCGCCGTGGCCATGGAGGGAGAGGGAGATCTTTCCACTTGGTGTAAGCCCTTTGACGTGGACCGAACCGGAATGGTGATGGGAGAAGGAGCGGCAGCCCTGATCTTGGAACCTCTGGATCGGGCGAGGGCCCGGGGGGCAAAGGTCTACGCGGTCTTGGTGGGTTACGGGGCATCCAACGATGCATATCACGAGACAGCCCCACATCCCGACGGCACCGGCGCGGTGCTGGCAATGGAGCGGGCTCTGTACAGCGCAGGGCTGGGTCCGGCGGACATCGATTACATCAACGCCCATGCCACGGCCACCACCGCCGGGGATCGAGCCGAATCCCTGGCGTTGCGCCGGGTTTTCGGGGGACATCTCAACCAGATTCCGGTCAGTTCCACCAAGGGAGGGATGGGCCACCTCCTGGGAGCCGCCGGAGCGGTGGAGAGCATTGTTAGCATTAAGTCGATTGAGACCGGTTGGATTCCCCCCACTCTTCATTGTCGGCAGCCGGACCCGGAAGCACCTCCGGACTTGGTGTTGGACGGGCCCCGGAGGCGGCATATCGCCGTGGCTATGAGCAACTCTTTTGGATTTGGCGGTCAGAACGGGGTTCTGATCTGGGCCGACCCGGGATTGTTCAGTCGGTAACTTGGATCACAGAGCAAG
This region includes:
- a CDS encoding N-acetyltransferase, with the translated sequence MELRKAVVEDVDAMYVLIDYYAQQGLLLPRSRLSLYESLQCFSVAVEGERLLGVAGLHILWADLAEIRSLAVAPDARGQGIGGLLVDRLSEEARHLGIPQVLALTYQRRFFEKCGFYPVEKQTLPHKVWKDCVTCSKFATCDEAAYLRVVTPDVSPRLRVSPAIQVTQP
- a CDS encoding LSm family protein: MADAAWAQQHGLRIPFPVDWDWCRRWKGQWVEVRTRTAVYRGTLVEVVEKGLYLRVHEALATEGETREESSGLRRVNPFVLFIPFAALLALTPLILSQPGPGGPPYGPGGPPYGPGGPPYGPPPGAGGYGGGYGGGYGGGYGGGYGGGWGGPPPGPPPGYGKPWTW
- the ltrA gene encoding group II intron reverse transcriptase/maturase; protein product: MRSREGRRQPKTLNRDCPREEVVKPRGTVGEPSPSPAQSGASPRGDQGDGLMEKVVARGNMLAALKRVEQNKGAPGVDGIPTENLREQIQAEWPRIREELLAGTYRPQPVRRVEIPKLGGGQRMLGIPTVMDRLIQQALLQVLTPIFDPQFSEASYGFRPGRKAHDAVKKARQYVEEGYEWAVDMDLEKFFDRVNHDILMARVARKVTDKRVLKVIRRYLQAGIMVNGVVMEREEGTPQGGPPRPLLANILLDDLDKELEKRGHRFVRYADDANIYVRSRRAGERVLASIRKFLQERLKLKLNEQKSTVDRPWKLKFLGFSMYKRKAGEIRIRLARQSIDRVKTKIRALTARNQPIAMEERIRRLNTYLGGWIGYFALAETPSTFEEIEGWIRRRLRMCLWKQWKRVRTRYRELRALGLPEWVVHPFANARKGPWRMAHGPMNRALDNTYWQAQGLMSLTERYRRLSQAW
- a CDS encoding acyl-CoA dehydrogenase family protein, which produces MEEQKKVKGGEFLVGPVDPASVFTPEDFTEEHRMIAKTTYDFCVGEVQPRDAEIEAQNFDVTVGLLKKAGELGLLGADVPEEYGGLGLDKISSTLITEYVTYGGAFALSHGAHVGIGTLPIVYFGNKAQKEKYLPKLASGEWLSAYALTEPTSGSDALGAKTTAVLNAEGTHYILNGTKQFITNAGFADLFIVYAKVDGEKFTAFIVERGFPGVSTGPEEKKMGIKGSSTRQLILEDVPVPVENVLGQIGKGHLIAFNILNIGRYKLAAGCVGSSKIALAMSAKYAKERSQFGKPIAEFPLIQNKLATMAVRTFAAESVIYRTVGLFDRQLQDFDLTQDEVGMQAAAAIGEYALECSINKVFGSEVLDAVADENVQIHGGYGFIAEYGAERIYRDSRINRIFEGTNEINRMLIPGMLMRKVMKGELPLLQKAQQLQGELMSGSVAGVEDGGFLGVERGLIEQAKKIFLLAAGTAVQKYQAKLEQEQEVLAGLADLVIDIFAMESAVLRAVKFAQAQGEEKAGLMADMARCQVYEGFDHLETTARSVLAAVEEGQTLAMMLAGLRKLARRTPVNIAALKRRIAARILDAEKYVVQ
- a CDS encoding acetyl-CoA C-acetyltransferase produces the protein MREAVIVSGVRTAVGKAPKGALRETRPEDLAGLVVAEALRRVPQVEPAEVEDVIIGCAIPEAEQGMNLGRIVALRAGLPTSVPGVTVNRFCSSGLQTIAMAAERIMAGFADVIVAGGVESMSLVPMTGHTVRPNPYLVEHYPQVYLSMGLTAEQVARRFDVSREDQDAFALRSHQRAARAIDEGLFRDEIVPVPVTRTVVGEDGKVVKTSFEFVEDEGVRRDTSMEALAQLRPAFAKDGTVTAGNSSQTSDGAAAVVVMSAERAAQLGLEPKLIFRSFAVGGVDPDIMGIGPVEAVPKALKKAGLSIDDIDLFELNEAFAAQSLAVMRKLGMDPEKTNVNGGAIALGHPLGCTGSKLTVSLMNEMRRRGSRYGVVTMCIGGGMGAAGVFERP
- a CDS encoding 3-hydroxyacyl-CoA dehydrogenase/enoyl-CoA hydratase family protein; the protein is MTTTINRVAVLGSGVMGAAIAAHLAGVGLEVELLDMVPSSLTEAEKAKGLTLSDPEVRLRIVRTGLERALKARPAAFYTQRAADRIRIGNFEDHLDRIADCQWIIEVIVENLEAKRALLKHVEAYRRPGTVVSSNTSGVSITKMAEGRSEEFQAHFLGTHFFNPPRYMKLLEIIPTAKTRPDVVEDMCQFATRVLGKGVVVAKDTPNFIANRIGTYGLLATVQAMLEDGYTVEDVDAVFGPAMGRPKSAVFRTLDLVGIDTFVHVAHNVRDSVSTPEEKAAFEVPPFILEMVKRGWIGEKAGQGIYKRVKSEAGREILTLDPSTMEYRPRKKAEYPSLTQAKYATSLGDKIRALLFGKDRASALAWKVTKKTLLYTASKIPEIADDILAVDRAMKWGFNWELGPFELWDLIGVREAVERMRAEGEAIPPLVEDLLAQGLDSWYHKEPGQVGRFMPDKEVRYTEEPKEWIHLPRLREEGKVVMENSGAALYDLGDGVACLEFRSPHNAIGPDVVEMMFKAAEEVSKNWRGLVIGNQAKNFSVGANLFLILMGVQEEEWDEVEMAVSQFQQANMRLKYLDKPVVAAPFAMTLGGGAEVCFAASRVQASAETYMGLVETGVGVIPGGGGTKELLLRAIEGVPEKSGVDLQPLVNRTFETIAMAKVSTSAAEAKEMGFLRAGDGISVNPDTLLYDAKRKVLQLAENGYRPPVRRKIPVVGEPGYAVMAVGAYTLRMGGYISEHDEKIAKKLAWVLAGGSVPAGTLVSEQYLLDLEREAFLSLAGEPKTQERMAYMLKHNKPLRN
- a CDS encoding class I adenylate-forming enzyme family protein — translated: MVRSPSERRRWLESRFPTWPRRTLTSHMQEMCREFADRPFIMTADRNYSYREVWQQARSVAKALLALGVKRRDHVALLMANEPEYVFVKFAVAMVGAVAVPLNTLLREDELHYMIRQSDSRWLVMHWSAGGMKHGPAVTRLLARMDDEGERKLQQVVYIGDGAGAREGAFLSWESFLQQSSSVSDQALEERMRQSEYPDEVSDIIYTSGTTGLPKGVMLTHDNFLRCAYSTTLSRAFEEGRRIFTPLPYYHVFAYEEGLLAVSFVGGAIISMPEFHPREALALMETHRATDFLCVPSMLVAILNHPDRERFDLGALHSLMCAAAPAPVPIWERAVKELGVREICTGYGGTEVTASTVHTEVGDPIDIVVSRVGRIKPAGSTGLPEFGGANVQYKVVDPYTGEDLPEGAVGELTARGNIVTRGYYNKPEETAAVIDKDGWFRTGDLGRIDENGYIEFLGRSKEMYKVSGENVSPKEVEEVISRHPAVGQVYVVGVPDPLTTEVGAAFIELKPGATLTRREVARWCQDRLAKFKVPRYVWFVEPGQWPMTGTGKIQKFKLQEMAQERLTQPASYREGRRQ